The following proteins are encoded in a genomic region of Ooceraea biroi isolate clonal line C1 chromosome 14, Obir_v5.4, whole genome shotgun sequence:
- the LOC105286730 gene encoding zinc finger protein 708 has product MLSMQQQQQQQTFLNQIAGPEQPQEEVQLTELLPVKQSRIRENIFKDVNATDALRALRSFSGDCDDGDERFDLQEFNFCKTADHLERPSGKYRRTEARRKRTREPKNNAEDTDEERISDEVAGKNARKARSAKKNVRVQALKKNSMKSNKRKHNKEEDDYETHEKSAGETAAADHEFDYDDEDGDEQYSDLDKRDCFKDEVYVYRREPLDPCSNSEPDESEATNREEAQQGIHEKDRFNTDGNLFDGIVRRKKNVSGNMKECMKDEEKEERRSSVDGASEKENSEKELRLKIDAIIQANYLLERENNNVVDSEELKMKEDVSSTSSAVTSTNTESSDSSLCSSTEVKKKLDQVRQTNDQQNTPKKYCCVVCEARFKGNGGLRNHYKVVHGAGPVFKCDECGKEFPLKERLKLHVRTHTGFKPYKCPECDKSFARGSQLVQHRRTHSQVKPYRCGLCSTSFTCSANLALHVKRHKGQKDHKCDLCGRAFLRRDALKKHLECLHRDVKSFLCEICNKMFKGHLPQHMRTHARDRPHGCATCGQRFAQKSQLTVHQRTHNGQRPFRCLVCWQAFAHSTALKLHTRRHTGERPFKCTECKAGFTQLPHWKKHMKCIHGRSDPYGCKRCKSFFRIKSDLESHEKICHPEMETEDDGGVASKPIGGSDVVEKNSVTAKYKLMTVEKMRLLLAVLLKRISKQERLDELGFGKRLIDDVLQDSLLSAGKQPVTDGGLSELEALTRNLEIFLEWTVPKEHWENFRRMKKSPEDILEALTAT; this is encoded by the coding sequence ATGCTCAGcatgcaacagcagcagcagcagcagacaTTCTTAAATCAAATAGCTGGGCCCGAGCAGCCGCAGGAGGAAGTTCAGTTGACGGAACTGCTGCCGGTGAAGCAATCGCGCATCAGGGAGAACATATTCAAAGACGTCAACGCGACTGATGCTTTAAGAGCGCTCCGGAGCTTCTCGGGCGACTGCGATGACGGCGATGAGCGATTCGACCTGCAAGAGTTCAATTTCTGCAAAACTGCCGACCACCTGGAACGCCCAAGTGGCAAGTATCGACGAACGGAGGCGCGCCGAAAGCGAACGAGAGAGCCTAAGAACAATGCCGAGGATACTGACGAGGAAAGGATCAGCGACGAAGTGGCAGGCAAGAACGCGAGGAAAGCGCGAAGCGCCAAGAAAAACGTTCGCGTGCAAGCACTGAAGAAGAACTCGATGAAATCGAATAAAAGGAAGCACAATAAAGAAGAGGATGACTACGAAACGCACGAGAAATCGGCTGGAGAGACGGCCGCTGCTGATCACGAGTTCGACTATGATGACGAGGACGGGGACGAACAGTATTCGGACTTGGACAAGAGAGATTGCTTCAAGGATGAGGTCTACGTATATCGACGGGAACCGTTGGATCCGTGTTCGAACTCGGAACCGGACGAATCCGAGGCGACCAATCGTGAAGAAGCTCAGCAGGGGATTCACGAGAAGGATCGCTTCAACACGGACGGGAATCTGTTCGACGGCATTGTTCGTCGAAAGAAGAACGTATCCGGGAATATGAAGGAATGCATGAAAGacgaagagaaggaggaacgCAGATCCAGCGTTGACGGGGCCTCCGAGAAAGAGAACTCCGAGAAAGAGCTTAGACTGAAAATCGATGCGATTATTCAGGCGAATTACCTGCTAGAACGCGAGAACAACAACGTGGTAGATTCGGAAGAGCTGAAGATGAAGGAAGACGTCAGTTCAACCTCGTCCGCGGTCACGTCGACAAACACGGAGAGCAGCGACAGTTCCCTGTGCAGTTCCACCGAAGTGAAGAAGAAGCTTGATCAGGTCAGGCAGACGAACGATCAGCAGAACACTCCGAAGAAGTACTGCTGCGTGGTGTGCGAGGCACGCTTCAAGGGCAATGGCGGCCTACGAAATCATTACAAGGTGGTGCACGGCGCCGGTCCGGTGTTCAAGTGCGACGAGTGCGGCAAAGAGTTCCCACTGAAGGAGCGATTGAAGTTACACGTGCGCACGCACACCGGCTTCAAGCCGTACAAGTGCCCCGAGTGCGATAAGAGCTTCGCACGAGGCAGCCAATTGGTACAACATCGTCGCACGCACAGTCAGGTAAAGCCGTACCGTTGCGGGTTGTGCTCCACCAGCTTCACGTGCTCGGCGAACTTGGCGCTGCACGTGAAGCGCCATAAGGGACAGAAGGATCACAAATGCGACCTGTGCGGGCGCGCCTTCCTGCGTCGCGATGCCCTGAAGAAACATCTCGAGTGCCTGCACCGCGACGTCAAGTCCTTCCTCTGCGAGATCTGCAACAAGATGTTCAAAGGCCACCTCCCGCAGCACATGAGGACACACGCGCGTGATCGCCCTCATGGCTGCGCCACGTGCGGCCAACGGTTTGCCCAGAAGTCCCAGCTGACCGTCCACCAGAGAACGCACAATGGTCAGCGGCCGTTCCGCTGCCTTGTCTGCTGGCAGGCGTTCGCTCACTCGACTGCTCTGAAGCTGCACACCCGACGCCACACCGGCGAGCGACCATTCAAGTGCACGGAATGTAAAGCTGGCTTCACCCAGCTACCGCACTGGAAGAAACACATGAAGTGCATACACGGTAGGAGCGATCCGTATGGCTGCAAACGTTGCAAGAGTTTCTTCCGAATCAAGAGTGACCTGGAGAGCCACGAGAAAATTTGCCATCCGGAAATGGAGACGGAGGACGATGGAGGCGTCGCCAGCAAGCCAATCGGCGGCTCCGACGTCGTCGAGAAGAACTCGGTCACCGCGAAGTACAAGTTAATGACAGTGGAGAAGATGCGGTTACTACTGGCGGTGCTGCTAAAAAGGATCAGCAAGCAAGAACGATTGGACGAGCTCGGCTTTGGCAAGCGTCTCATCGACGACGTCCTGCAAGATTCACTGTTGTCCGCCGGGAAGCAACCGGTCACTGATGGCGGTCTGTCCGAGCTCGAGGCTCTCACCCGAAATCTGGAGATCTTTCTGGAATGGACAGTGCCGAAGGAGCACTGGGAGAACTTCCGTAGGATGAAGAAATCACCCGAGGATATTTTGGAAGCACTCACGGCTACGTAA